From a region of the Agrobacterium tumefaciens genome:
- a CDS encoding ATP-binding protein, which yields MNNGEFYSSSRTDENERRSSQQAPNRQLGRVIACDGARATIAADTDPGSTDLSQLWSVGRLISIEMGTSRVAALTCSMRTKDDGWSSDGSNTLLIEVDLLGEVYRTEDGSERFSTGISRYPYLGAVAHRIRTSDLSKIYDSGKRDACVIGKLTQDDAIDATISIPQMLAKHFAVVGSTGVGKSTAVSLLLNKAIETDPKLRILILDPHNEFAAAFPSNSVVIDTDTLDLPFWLMRLDEFAEVVFRGRKPVPEEMDILRDLIPDAKRVFRGSEGSAVRRSSDKSAVTSDSPIPYRIADLLAMIDERIGRLEGRSDKPALRSLKIRILSAINDPRYHFMFSSNTISDTIMETLAHIFRVPGDGKPISVFQLSGIPSEVVNSVASVLCRMSFELAVLARGSLHMLVVCEEAHRYVPADPERGFFPTRQAIAQIAKEGRKYGVSLGVISQRPSELDQTILSQCSTVFAMRLSNENDQKIILSAVPNSSTSTTSFLSSIGNGEAIAFGEAVSVPMRMRFDRVPTAKLPKASGATTHAVQETPDTVDLSSIVTRMRAAAKPAISGFQQSFDAAFPVSETPEPQETEETQNWRQELHSPSNTVEGTRGYEPYRPDMLPGRSAQPAQADPVNDLRKASFQLQAQNAPPPVENRPSLRESLLKKPLGSLYRKD from the coding sequence GTGAACAACGGCGAGTTTTATTCATCGTCCAGGACGGACGAAAACGAGCGACGATCCAGCCAGCAAGCGCCCAATCGGCAGCTTGGGCGTGTGATCGCCTGCGATGGCGCACGCGCCACAATCGCCGCAGATACCGATCCCGGTTCCACCGATCTTTCACAACTCTGGTCCGTGGGCCGCCTGATCTCCATAGAGATGGGCACCAGCCGGGTTGCCGCCCTCACCTGCTCGATGCGCACCAAAGACGACGGCTGGTCGAGCGACGGTAGCAACACGTTGCTGATAGAGGTTGACCTGTTGGGCGAAGTCTACCGGACGGAAGATGGCAGCGAACGCTTCTCGACCGGCATCTCACGATATCCTTATCTTGGCGCTGTGGCGCATCGCATCCGAACAAGCGATCTCTCGAAAATCTACGATAGCGGCAAGCGCGACGCCTGTGTCATTGGCAAGCTCACACAGGACGATGCCATCGACGCAACGATCAGCATTCCGCAGATGCTGGCCAAACACTTTGCCGTCGTCGGCTCCACGGGTGTCGGCAAATCGACCGCTGTTTCATTGCTGCTCAACAAGGCAATCGAAACCGACCCGAAACTTCGTATCCTCATTCTCGATCCGCATAACGAATTCGCCGCCGCCTTCCCCAGCAATTCCGTCGTCATCGACACCGATACGCTCGATCTGCCGTTCTGGCTGATGCGACTGGATGAGTTTGCCGAAGTGGTGTTTCGCGGGCGAAAGCCGGTTCCTGAAGAGATGGACATCCTTCGTGATCTGATCCCCGATGCAAAACGGGTTTTCCGGGGATCAGAGGGTTCTGCCGTTCGGCGCAGCTCCGACAAGAGCGCGGTCACCTCGGACTCGCCCATTCCCTATCGGATCGCCGACCTGCTGGCGATGATCGACGAACGCATTGGCCGACTTGAAGGACGCAGCGACAAGCCCGCCTTGCGCTCGCTCAAGATCCGTATCCTCTCCGCGATCAATGATCCGCGCTATCACTTCATGTTCTCCAGCAACACGATCAGCGACACGATCATGGAAACGCTGGCACATATTTTCCGTGTTCCCGGCGATGGCAAACCGATCTCTGTCTTTCAGCTCTCTGGCATTCCCTCTGAAGTCGTAAACTCCGTTGCGTCGGTGCTTTGCCGGATGTCGTTTGAACTCGCCGTTCTGGCACGTGGTTCGCTGCATATGCTGGTGGTTTGCGAGGAAGCGCACCGTTATGTTCCGGCAGACCCGGAGCGCGGCTTTTTCCCGACCCGACAGGCGATTGCCCAGATTGCCAAGGAAGGTCGGAAATACGGCGTTTCCCTCGGCGTCATCAGCCAGCGGCCGAGCGAACTGGATCAGACGATCCTGTCGCAGTGCTCGACGGTTTTTGCCATGCGTCTCTCCAACGAGAACGACCAGAAGATCATTCTTTCTGCGGTGCCGAACTCGTCGACATCGACCACGAGCTTCCTCTCGTCGATCGGCAACGGCGAAGCAATCGCCTTTGGTGAGGCTGTCAGTGTGCCTATGCGGATGCGCTTTGACCGCGTTCCCACTGCCAAGCTGCCGAAAGCCAGTGGCGCCACCACCCATGCGGTACAGGAAACGCCTGATACCGTCGATCTGAGTTCCATCGTCACACGCATGCGAGCGGCGGCAAAGCCAGCGATCTCCGGCTTCCAGCAGAGCTTCGATGCCGCATTCCCGGTCTCCGAGACACCGGAACCGCAGGAGACTGAAGAAACACAGAACTGGCGACAGGAACTGCACAGCCCTTCAAATACGGTTGAAGGCACGCGCGGCTACGAACCCTATCGTCCAGACATGTTGCCCGGACGCAGTGCGCAGCCTGCCCAAGCCGACCCAGTCAACGACCTGCGGAAGGCCTCTTTCCAGTTGCAGGCGCAGAACGCCCCGCCACCGGTCGAAAACAGACCGTCGCTGCGCGAAAGTCTGCTTAAAAAACCACTCGGCAGTCTTTATCGCAAGGATTGA
- the miaA gene encoding tRNA (adenosine(37)-N6)-dimethylallyltransferase MiaA, which yields MMKNLDENFDAILITGPTASGKSALALRLARERGGVVINADSMQVYDTLQVLTARPSEDEMEGVPHRLYGHVAASRLYSTGEWLRDIAALLQQLRGEGRFPVIVGGTGLYFKALTGGLSDMPAIPAAIRDGLRDRLLQEGAEVLHKELFGRDPEMARVLKEGDGQRIVRALEVLETTGKSIRDFQQARGPVIVDTDRARKFVVLPERPVLHARINSRFEKMMESGAVDEVKALLAFGLPEDATAMKAIGVAQIAAMLSGQMSEAEVIEKSAAATRQYAKRQMTWFRNQMGEDWERIQP from the coding sequence ATGATGAAAAACCTTGATGAGAATTTTGATGCGATCCTGATAACCGGCCCGACGGCAAGCGGCAAGTCCGCGCTTGCGCTTCGTCTGGCTCGGGAACGTGGTGGCGTCGTCATCAATGCTGACAGCATGCAGGTTTATGACACACTTCAGGTGCTGACAGCGCGGCCCTCTGAGGACGAAATGGAGGGTGTTCCGCACCGTCTCTACGGCCATGTTGCAGCAAGCCGGCTTTATTCGACCGGTGAATGGCTGCGCGACATTGCCGCTCTTCTGCAGCAGTTGCGCGGGGAAGGTCGTTTTCCCGTGATCGTTGGTGGGACGGGTCTTTACTTCAAGGCGCTGACCGGCGGTCTTTCGGATATGCCAGCCATTCCGGCCGCTATTCGGGACGGACTTCGCGACCGTTTGTTGCAGGAGGGAGCGGAGGTTCTCCACAAGGAGCTTTTCGGTCGCGACCCCGAAATGGCGCGAGTGCTGAAAGAAGGCGATGGCCAGCGCATTGTGCGCGCTCTCGAGGTTCTTGAAACCACCGGAAAATCGATCCGTGATTTCCAGCAGGCGCGTGGTCCCGTGATTGTCGACACCGACCGCGCCCGGAAATTTGTCGTTCTGCCAGAACGCCCCGTGCTGCATGCCCGCATTAACAGCCGTTTTGAAAAGATGATGGAAAGCGGTGCTGTGGACGAGGTGAAAGCGCTTTTGGCGTTTGGTTTGCCGGAAGATGCGACAGCGATGAAGGCGATCGGTGTTGCGCAGATCGCAGCGATGCTGTCCGGTCAGATGAGCGAAGCCGAGGTCATCGAAAAATCAGCGGCTGCGACACGCCAATACGCCAAACGCCAGATGACCTGGTTTCGTAACCAGATGGGAGAGGACTGGGAGCGCATTCAGCCGTGA
- the serB gene encoding phosphoserine phosphatase SerB, with amino-acid sequence MALVATLIANPSNPVLTSALGEAAAKAVKASGLYWLADGIACDIVLPEGSDIASAYDALRASVGGEKIDVVVQDQETRRKKILIADMDSTMIGQECIDELAAEVGLKEKVSAITARAMNGEIAFEPALRERVALLKGLPVSVVDDVIEKRITLTPGGKELIATMKAKGYYTALVSGGFTVFTGRVAAMLGFDENRANLLGEANGQLDGTVAEPILGKQAKVDALNDIASKLGITPDEAMAVGDGANDLGMLHLAGSGVALHAKPAVAAEAQMRIDHGDLTALLYIQGYRKTDFVSA; translated from the coding sequence ATGGCTCTCGTTGCCACGCTTATCGCCAATCCGTCAAATCCTGTTCTGACATCTGCCCTCGGCGAAGCGGCCGCGAAGGCCGTGAAAGCCTCCGGTCTCTACTGGCTGGCAGACGGAATTGCCTGCGATATCGTCCTGCCTGAAGGATCGGATATTGCTTCAGCCTATGATGCCCTACGCGCATCTGTCGGTGGTGAAAAAATCGACGTCGTGGTTCAGGACCAGGAAACACGCCGCAAGAAAATCCTGATTGCCGATATGGACTCGACCATGATCGGCCAGGAATGCATTGATGAGCTGGCCGCTGAAGTCGGCCTCAAGGAGAAGGTCTCCGCGATCACCGCTCGTGCCATGAATGGCGAGATCGCTTTCGAACCGGCCTTGCGCGAACGCGTTGCCCTGCTCAAGGGCCTCCCCGTTTCCGTTGTCGACGATGTCATTGAAAAGCGCATCACGCTGACGCCCGGCGGCAAGGAACTGATCGCCACCATGAAGGCCAAGGGGTATTATACGGCGCTCGTTTCGGGCGGCTTCACCGTCTTTACAGGTCGGGTCGCAGCCATGCTCGGTTTTGATGAAAACCGCGCCAACCTGTTGGGTGAAGCGAATGGACAACTCGACGGCACCGTTGCCGAACCCATTCTCGGCAAGCAGGCAAAGGTGGATGCACTGAACGACATCGCCTCGAAGCTTGGCATCACGCCGGATGAAGCAATGGCGGTTGGTGATGGCGCCAACGACCTCGGCATGCTGCATCTGGCAGGCTCCGGCGTGGCCCTGCACGCCAAGCCGGCCGTCGCGGCCGAGGCCCAGATGCGGATTGACCACGGCGATCTGACCGCGCTGCTTTATATTCAGGGCTACCGCAAGACGGATTTCGTTAGCGCATGA
- a CDS encoding GNAT family N-acetyltransferase → MIIRETPRLILREWKESDRDLFREINADAKVMEFFPFRRSHAEADAVLETINGMIRGSGYGFYAVELRETAEAMGFCGISPVMNLDPPFPLGTMEIGWRLATRYWGHGYVTEAAKSLLAMAFDEKETPEIVSFAVHNNHRSTSVMERIGLKRDPSRDFDHPRVPEATHPHLRRHVTYALSLEEWRATRSETAR, encoded by the coding sequence ATGATCATTCGCGAGACACCTCGGCTCATTCTGCGCGAATGGAAGGAAAGCGACCGTGACCTGTTCCGCGAAATCAATGCGGACGCCAAAGTCATGGAGTTTTTTCCTTTCCGTCGCAGCCACGCAGAAGCGGACGCGGTGCTCGAAACCATCAATGGCATGATCCGTGGCAGCGGCTACGGCTTTTACGCCGTGGAGCTCAGGGAAACCGCAGAGGCAATGGGTTTCTGCGGCATCTCCCCCGTCATGAACCTCGACCCGCCCTTCCCGCTCGGCACGATGGAAATCGGCTGGCGGCTGGCGACGCGCTACTGGGGACATGGCTATGTAACGGAGGCGGCAAAATCGCTTCTGGCGATGGCCTTCGATGAAAAGGAGACGCCGGAAATCGTCTCCTTCGCCGTCCATAACAACCATCGCTCCACCTCGGTCATGGAGCGGATCGGTCTGAAACGTGATCCATCGCGCGACTTCGACCACCCGCGCGTGCCAGAAGCCACCCATCCTCATCTTCGCAGGCACGTCACCTATGCGCTGAGCCTCGAAGAATGGCGGGCGACCAGAAGCGAGACCGCAAGGTAA
- a CDS encoding SDR family oxidoreductase, with translation MKLLNNKVAIITGASSGIGRATALLFAEHGASVVINARGDAALKDVALAVAERGGRAHAVTGDVGLPETHARLVDAAEAIFGGLDVAVNNAGAVGAMKPLAELTPDEWHYTLTANLTSAYLGAHSQIPSMLKRGGGSLVFTSSFVGTSVGLPGMAAYGASKAALMGLVKGITADYAGRGIRANALLPGGVDTAMAGDEAQKEWAASLHALKRIAQPEELAQAALFLASSMSSFVAGSALYSDGGNAAVK, from the coding sequence ATGAAACTGCTGAACAATAAGGTTGCAATCATCACTGGCGCGTCGTCTGGCATCGGCCGGGCGACGGCTTTGCTGTTTGCCGAACACGGGGCATCCGTCGTCATCAACGCACGTGGAGATGCGGCGCTGAAAGATGTTGCGCTGGCGGTTGCGGAGCGTGGTGGCCGTGCCCATGCCGTGACGGGCGATGTCGGATTGCCGGAAACCCATGCTCGCCTGGTCGATGCGGCCGAAGCGATTTTTGGTGGCCTCGATGTTGCCGTCAACAATGCGGGCGCGGTCGGTGCCATGAAGCCGCTTGCGGAGCTGACACCGGATGAGTGGCATTACACCCTGACCGCCAATCTGACCTCTGCCTATTTGGGAGCGCACAGCCAGATCCCATCGATGCTGAAACGCGGTGGCGGCTCGCTCGTGTTTACGTCCAGCTTCGTCGGGACAAGCGTCGGTTTGCCAGGCATGGCGGCTTACGGAGCGTCGAAGGCGGCGCTGATGGGGTTGGTGAAGGGCATTACGGCGGATTATGCCGGACGTGGCATTCGCGCCAATGCGCTGTTGCCGGGCGGGGTCGATACGGCAATGGCAGGCGATGAGGCGCAGAAGGAGTGGGCGGCAAGCCTGCATGCCTTGAAACGCATTGCGCAACCGGAGGAGCTGGCGCAGGCCGCGCTGTTTCTTGCCAGTTCGATGTCCAGCTTTGTGGCAGGCTCGGCGCTTTATTCCGATGGTGGCAATGCGGCGGTGAAATAG
- a CDS encoding Do family serine endopeptidase, with protein MALTLLSPFRNSIAAVAGIAVVAGGLTMPVAARAQSNGPESVADLAAPLLDAVVNISTSQNVKTEGKGPTPPRLPEGSPFQEFFKDYFDNQKPDNGGKVSSLGSGFVIDPTGYVVTNNHVIEGADAIEVIFPNGTKLKAKLVGTDTKTDLSVLKVEPKSPLKAVKFGDSRSMRIGDWVMAIGNPFGLGGSLTVGVISARGRNINAGPYDNFIQTDAAINKGNSGGPLFNMRGEVIGINTAIISPSGGSIGIGFAVPTELAQNIVQQLIEFGETRRGWLGVRVQPVTDDVAASLGMETAKGALISGVVKGGPVENGPIEAGDVVLKFDGKDIHEMRDLPRIVAESPVGKEVDVVVLRDGKEQTVRVKLGQLQDAADEKASADEQQGEDGDGTVVVPEDDDGADDQAQDQTPEVREAPQAVLGMNLVMLSDELRTEKGIAESVEGVLVASVDAGSPAEQKGMKAGDVIVEVGQDFMEVPGDVLVRVNGLKSEGRKNAHMMVADAQGNLRVVALPIE; from the coding sequence ATGGCCCTGACCCTTCTTTCGCCCTTCCGCAACAGCATTGCCGCCGTTGCCGGCATCGCTGTCGTTGCAGGCGGCCTTACCATGCCGGTTGCAGCAAGAGCGCAAAGCAATGGGCCGGAATCGGTCGCCGATCTTGCGGCGCCGCTGCTGGATGCGGTCGTGAACATCTCGACGTCCCAGAACGTCAAGACCGAGGGCAAAGGGCCGACACCGCCACGCCTGCCGGAAGGCTCGCCTTTCCAGGAGTTCTTCAAGGATTACTTCGACAATCAGAAGCCCGACAATGGCGGCAAGGTCAGTTCGCTTGGCTCGGGTTTCGTCATCGACCCGACCGGTTATGTTGTCACCAACAATCACGTCATTGAAGGCGCTGACGCGATCGAGGTCATTTTTCCTAATGGCACGAAGCTCAAGGCGAAGCTGGTCGGCACCGATACCAAAACGGACCTTTCGGTCCTTAAAGTTGAGCCAAAGTCACCATTGAAAGCCGTCAAGTTCGGCGATTCCCGCAGCATGCGCATTGGCGACTGGGTGATGGCGATCGGCAACCCGTTCGGTCTCGGCGGTTCGCTGACAGTCGGTGTGATCTCCGCACGTGGACGAAACATCAATGCCGGTCCCTACGACAACTTCATCCAGACGGATGCGGCGATCAACAAGGGCAACTCCGGCGGCCCGCTCTTCAACATGAGGGGCGAGGTCATCGGCATCAACACGGCGATCATTTCGCCAAGCGGCGGCTCGATCGGCATCGGATTTGCGGTTCCCACGGAGCTTGCCCAGAACATCGTTCAGCAGCTTATCGAATTCGGTGAAACGCGTCGCGGCTGGCTCGGCGTGCGCGTTCAGCCGGTTACTGATGATGTCGCGGCTAGCCTTGGCATGGAGACAGCCAAGGGCGCGCTGATTTCCGGTGTGGTAAAGGGTGGTCCGGTTGAAAACGGCCCGATCGAAGCCGGCGACGTTGTCCTGAAATTCGACGGCAAGGATATTCACGAAATGCGCGACCTGCCGCGCATCGTTGCGGAAAGCCCCGTCGGCAAGGAAGTCGATGTGGTGGTTCTGCGCGACGGCAAGGAGCAGACCGTGCGGGTCAAGCTTGGTCAGTTGCAGGATGCGGCTGACGAAAAGGCGTCTGCAGACGAACAGCAGGGCGAGGATGGAGACGGCACCGTCGTCGTACCGGAAGATGATGATGGCGCGGACGATCAGGCACAGGATCAGACCCCTGAGGTCCGCGAAGCTCCTCAAGCGGTCCTCGGTATGAACCTCGTGATGCTGAGCGATGAACTGCGCACCGAAAAGGGCATTGCCGAAAGCGTCGAAGGCGTTCTGGTCGCATCCGTCGATGCTGGCTCGCCTGCGGAACAGAAAGGCATGAAGGCGGGCGATGTGATCGTCGAAGTCGGACAGGACTTCATGGAAGTTCCGGGTGACGTGCTGGTTCGTGTCAATGGCCTGAAATCCGAAGGGCGCAAGAACGCGCACATGATGGTGGCCGACGCGCAGGGCAATCTGCGGGTTGTCGCACTTCCAATCGAATAA
- a CDS encoding protease modulator HflC, whose translation MSNRFTAILVGLAVLLFFGYSSVFVVNERQQAIVVRFGEIQDVKTQPGLYFKLPFAFMDADRVQYIENRALRFDHDNIRVQVSGGKFYEVDAFVVYRITDARRFRETVSGDQMSAESRLRTRLDASLRRVYGLRGFEAALSDERASMMQDVRDDLRPDAESLGLSIVDVRIRRTDLTQEVSQQTFDRMKAERLAEAELIRARGNEEGQRRRAIADRQVVELESDASRQSEVLRGEGDAERNRIFGEAFQRDPSFFEFYRSMAAYATALNGNGTTLVLSPDSTFFRYFNNIDGAPPAAPAAPAAPAN comes from the coding sequence ATGAGTAACCGTTTTACGGCCATTCTCGTCGGCCTCGCCGTTCTCCTGTTCTTCGGTTATTCGTCGGTCTTCGTCGTTAACGAGCGCCAGCAGGCCATCGTTGTGCGCTTCGGTGAAATTCAGGATGTGAAGACCCAGCCGGGCCTCTACTTCAAGCTGCCTTTCGCCTTCATGGATGCCGATCGCGTTCAGTACATCGAAAACCGCGCTCTGCGTTTCGATCATGACAACATCCGCGTTCAGGTCTCAGGCGGCAAGTTCTACGAAGTCGATGCTTTCGTTGTCTATCGCATTACCGATGCCCGACGCTTCCGCGAAACCGTTTCCGGTGACCAGATGTCGGCAGAATCGCGTCTTCGTACCCGTCTCGATGCGTCGCTTCGCCGGGTCTACGGTCTGCGCGGCTTTGAAGCTGCACTGTCTGATGAACGTGCATCGATGATGCAGGACGTTCGCGACGATCTGCGTCCCGATGCGGAATCGCTTGGTCTCAGCATCGTTGACGTACGCATTCGTCGTACCGATCTGACGCAGGAAGTCTCGCAGCAGACCTTCGACCGCATGAAGGCGGAACGTCTGGCCGAGGCGGAACTGATCCGTGCACGCGGTAACGAAGAAGGCCAGCGCCGTCGCGCTATCGCCGACCGTCAGGTTGTCGAACTGGAATCGGATGCGAGCCGTCAGTCGGAAGTGCTGCGCGGTGAGGGCGATGCCGAGCGTAACCGGATTTTCGGTGAAGCGTTCCAGCGCGATCCGAGCTTCTTCGAGTTCTATCGTTCCATGGCGGCTTACGCCACGGCGTTGAACGGGAATGGTACGACGCTGGTGCTTTCGCCTGACTCGACCTTCTTCCGCTACTTCAACAATATCGACGGCGCGCCGCCTGCGGCGCCAGCGGCACCTGCCGCGCCTGCGAACTGA
- the hflK gene encoding FtsH protease activity modulator HflK has product MPWSNQNGGGGGPWGGGGGGNNQGGGGPWGQGPNRPRGGGGGGNGGPPDLEEIIRRSQDRFKNVMPGNFNGGVVAIIALVVLVFLGIQSIYTVQPDERGVELRFGRPKDEVSMPGLHFHLWPIETVEIVKVTEQQQNIGARASSSSSSGVMLTGDQNIVNVQFSVLFTVSDPKSYLFNVDSPSETLQQVSESAMREVVGRRPAQDIFRDNRQAIAADVRAIIQATMDGYGAGISINAVAIEDAAPPREVADAFDEVQRAEQDEDRFVQEANQYANQKLGAARGQAAQILEEANAYKSRVVNEAQGEAQRFVSIYDQYRTAPDVTRQRMFLETMEQVLKGSNKVIIDEKQGVVPYLPLNEIMRGNPGAAQQGGN; this is encoded by the coding sequence ATGCCCTGGAGCAATCAAAATGGAGGCGGCGGCGGCCCTTGGGGCGGCGGCGGTGGAGGTAACAATCAGGGCGGCGGCGGCCCGTGGGGGCAGGGACCGAACCGGCCTCGCGGTGGCGGCGGTGGCGGCAATGGTGGCCCTCCGGATCTGGAAGAGATCATTCGTCGCAGCCAGGATCGTTTCAAGAACGTCATGCCGGGCAATTTCAACGGCGGCGTCGTTGCGATCATCGCCCTCGTTGTTCTCGTTTTCCTCGGTATCCAGTCCATCTATACCGTTCAGCCTGATGAGCGCGGCGTAGAGCTTCGTTTCGGCCGTCCGAAGGATGAAGTGTCGATGCCTGGCCTGCATTTCCATCTCTGGCCAATCGAGACGGTGGAAATCGTCAAGGTTACGGAGCAGCAGCAGAACATCGGTGCACGCGCATCGTCGTCTTCGAGCAGCGGCGTGATGCTGACGGGTGACCAGAATATCGTCAACGTCCAGTTCTCGGTGCTCTTTACCGTTTCCGATCCGAAGTCCTATCTCTTCAACGTCGACAGCCCATCCGAAACCCTGCAGCAGGTTTCCGAAAGCGCCATGCGTGAGGTTGTTGGCCGTCGTCCGGCGCAGGACATCTTCCGTGACAACCGTCAGGCTATCGCGGCCGACGTGCGCGCCATCATCCAGGCTACCATGGACGGTTACGGAGCCGGCATTTCCATCAATGCCGTGGCGATCGAAGATGCAGCTCCGCCGCGCGAAGTTGCCGACGCGTTTGACGAAGTACAGCGCGCCGAACAGGATGAAGACCGTTTCGTCCAGGAAGCCAACCAGTACGCCAACCAGAAGCTTGGTGCCGCACGCGGTCAGGCTGCGCAGATCCTCGAAGAAGCGAACGCTTACAAGTCGCGTGTCGTCAACGAGGCTCAGGGTGAGGCTCAGCGCTTCGTGTCGATCTACGACCAGTACCGCACAGCACCTGATGTTACGCGTCAGCGCATGTTCCTGGAAACCATGGAGCAGGTTCTGAAGGGTTCCAACAAGGTCATCATCGACGAAAAGCAGGGCGTGGTACCTTATCTGCCTCTGAACGAAATCATGCGCGGCAATCCTGGCGCAGCACAGCAGGGGGGCAACTGA
- a CDS encoding dihydrofolate reductase — protein sequence MTEPRITIIVAVSENGVIGRDLDMPWKLSTDLKRFKAMTMGKPLIMGRKTFLSVGERPLPGRPHVIVSRDSTYRPAGVEVASSLEEAVALAKSKAIQSGVDEVFVAGGGEIYRQAMSLADQLSVTHVEVALEGDTFFPEIDPSVFEKVDETAAPAGEKDNYPVRFATYLRRAASK from the coding sequence ATGACTGAGCCTCGCATCACGATTATCGTCGCGGTCTCGGAAAACGGCGTGATCGGCCGTGATCTCGACATGCCGTGGAAACTCTCGACCGATCTGAAACGCTTCAAGGCGATGACGATGGGCAAGCCGCTGATCATGGGGCGCAAGACGTTCCTGTCTGTCGGAGAGCGCCCCTTGCCAGGCAGGCCGCATGTCATCGTCAGCCGTGACAGCACCTACCGCCCCGCAGGTGTCGAGGTTGCATCTTCGCTGGAGGAGGCTGTGGCGCTAGCGAAAAGCAAGGCTATCCAGTCGGGCGTCGATGAGGTGTTTGTGGCCGGCGGCGGAGAAATCTACCGCCAGGCTATGTCGTTAGCCGATCAACTTTCCGTCACCCATGTGGAGGTGGCGCTCGAAGGCGATACGTTTTTCCCGGAAATCGATCCCTCGGTTTTCGAGAAAGTCGACGAAACTGCCGCTCCTGCGGGGGAAAAGGACAATTACCCCGTCAGATTTGCCACTTATTTACGAAGAGCCGCGTCAAAGTGA
- a CDS encoding thymidylate synthase: MKQYLDLLRHVMETGSDRGDRTGTGTRSVFGYQMRFDLSEGFPVLTTKKLHLRSIIHELLWFLKGETNIAYLKDNGVTIWDEWADENGDLGPVYGAQWRSWPAPDGRHIDQIALLVESLKTNPNSRRHIVSAWNPALVDEMALPPCHCLFQFYVSDGKLSCQLYQRSADIFLGVPFNIASYALLTLMVAQVTGLKPGDFVHTLGDAHIYSNHFEQAKLQMTRTPKPLPTMRINPDVKDLFAFKFEDFTLENYEADSSIKAPIAV; the protein is encoded by the coding sequence ATGAAACAATATCTCGACCTTCTCCGGCATGTGATGGAAACCGGCTCCGACCGTGGAGACCGTACTGGCACCGGCACGCGTTCGGTGTTCGGTTATCAGATGCGTTTTGATCTTTCCGAAGGTTTTCCGGTTCTCACCACGAAGAAGCTGCATCTGCGCTCCATCATCCATGAACTCCTCTGGTTCCTGAAAGGTGAGACAAACATCGCCTATCTCAAGGACAACGGTGTGACCATCTGGGATGAGTGGGCGGATGAAAACGGAGATCTCGGACCTGTCTATGGTGCCCAGTGGCGTTCGTGGCCTGCGCCGGACGGCCGTCATATCGATCAGATCGCTCTTCTCGTGGAAAGCCTGAAGACCAATCCGAATTCACGCCGTCACATCGTTTCCGCCTGGAACCCGGCGCTGGTTGACGAAATGGCGCTGCCGCCCTGCCATTGCCTGTTCCAGTTCTATGTCTCTGACGGCAAGCTCTCCTGCCAGCTTTACCAGCGTTCGGCGGACATTTTCCTTGGCGTGCCTTTCAACATTGCGTCTTACGCGCTGCTGACGTTGATGGTGGCGCAGGTCACTGGCCTGAAGCCCGGCGATTTCGTGCATACGCTTGGTGATGCGCATATCTATTCGAACCACTTCGAGCAGGCGAAGCTGCAGATGACACGCACGCCCAAGCCATTGCCGACCATGCGGATCAATCCTGATGTCAAGGATCTGTTCGCCTTTAAATTCGAGGACTTTACGCTCGAAAACTATGAGGCTGATTCAAGCATCAAGGCACCGATCGCAGTATGA
- a CDS encoding DUF2853 family protein yields MTDYLADVKKYDAAADEAIVGKIVKHLGIALRNRDSSLVSASDADELARVKASWCGKKLGVTDDSADQAIATVAKAMAADRSKSRVTFYYLVAKELGKLQTL; encoded by the coding sequence ATGACTGACTACTTAGCGGATGTGAAAAAATACGATGCAGCGGCCGACGAGGCTATCGTTGGCAAGATCGTCAAGCACCTCGGAATTGCCTTGCGCAACCGGGATTCCTCACTTGTGTCTGCATCCGACGCCGACGAACTTGCCCGGGTCAAGGCAAGCTGGTGCGGCAAGAAACTCGGTGTGACCGACGACAGCGCAGATCAGGCGATCGCCACCGTTGCGAAAGCCATGGCGGCGGATCGCTCCAAATCTCGCGTGACTTTCTATTATCTGGTTGCCAAGGAACTCGGTAAACTCCAGACTCTTTGA